The Haloplasma contractile SSD-17B genome window below encodes:
- a CDS encoding GufA protein has protein sequence MIYVVAWELIPEAHAGKRSDSATNRVMIGFAIMMTLDVALG, from the coding sequence ATGATTTATGTTGTGGCTTGGGAGTTAATACCTGAAGCTCATGCAGGAAAACGAAGTGATAGTGCTACCAACCGCGTCATGATTGGATTTGCTATAATGATGACACTAGATGTAGCACTTGGATAA